From one Amaranthus tricolor cultivar Red isolate AtriRed21 chromosome 17, ASM2621246v1, whole genome shotgun sequence genomic stretch:
- the LOC130803903 gene encoding polygalacturonase QRT2-like — MARKSHLLIFCFTILFSSIFPICHSSYFLKEHEIRSQNKYYSPSNDIEESYNDDLDPQELANYDKVIIERIKNSHQAQSKALISSLSSSKIVNVEHFVRSRKIKDDTKAFNEAWKEVCSMKNGGVFLVPRNKRYIVKPINFTGPCHSRLITIKIEGTIEASSNMSDYYDRYHWLLFQNLRNFKVEGKGTIDGRGQIWWQNSCKVNKTKPCLHAPTALIFLECKNFIVDGIHIRNPQQMHISFQYSSDVRASNLFLKAPGNSPNTDGFNINATRNIHVTKSSVSTGDDCVSIVNESKDVHVSDLICGPGHGISIGSLGKNHSKPDHVSNVLINHAKISGTTNGARIKTWQGGRGYAKKIVFQNIELHNVSNPIIIDQYYCDQKTPCPEQKEAVRVSNIVYKNIRGTSFTEPAINFNCSETHHCRSILMQNINILKEEVKEPATADCENIEIFYRSMVSPKCFQAS, encoded by the exons atattattctcCTAGTAATGATATTGAAGAAAGTTATAATGATGATCTTGATCCACAAGAATTAGCCAACTATGATAAGGTGATCATAGAACGCATTAAGAATTCACATCAAGCTCAATCAAAAGCCCTTATCTCTTCACTTTCATCTTCAAAGATTGTCAATGTTGAACATTTTGTAagatcaagaaaaataaaagatgatACTAAg GCCTTTAATGAAGCTTGGAAGGAGGTTTGTTCAATGAAAAATGGTGGAGTTTTCCTCGTGCCTAGAAACAAGAGGTATATTGTGAAGCCAATCAATTTCACTGGGCCATGTCATTCTCGTCTTATCACAATAAAG ATCGAAGGAACAATTGAAGCGTCGTCAAACATGTCAGATTATTACGATCGATATCATTGGCTATTATTCCAAAATCTACGGAACTTTAAGGTTGAAGGTAAAGGCACAATTGACGGAAGAGGTCAAATATGGTGGCAAAATTCTTGTAAAGTCAACAAAACTAAG CCTTGTCTACACGCGCCTACG GCTCTAATCTTTTTGGAATGCAAGAACTTTATAGTGGATGGAATACATATAAGAAATCCACAACAAATGCACATAAGTTTTCAGTATTCTTCTGATGTAAGAGCTTCTAATTTGTTCTTAAAAGCACCAGGAAATAGCCCTAATACAGATGGATTTAATATTAATGCCACAAGAAACATTCATGTAACTAAATCCTCTGTTAGTACAG GTGATGATTGTGTATCAATAGTAAACGAATCAAAAGATGTACATGTATCAGACTTGATATGTGGACCAGGCCATGGAATAAG TATTGGAAGCTTAGGCAAAAACCATTCTAAGCCGGACCATGTCTCAAATGTACTAATAAACCATGCCAAAATTTCTGGAACCACTAATGGAGCGAGGATAAAGACATGGcag GGAGGACGAGGATAcgcaaaaaaaattgtatttcaaAATATCGAATTGCATAATGTTAGCAATCCAATAATCATCGATCAATATTATTGTGATCAGAAAACACCTTGTCCTGAGCAG AAAGAAGCAGTTCGTGTAAGCAACATAGTATACAAAAATATAAGAGGAACAAGTTTTACAGAACCAGCCATAAATTTTAATTGTAGCGAAACTCATCATTGCCGATCAATTTTGATGCAAAATATAAACATTCTCAAGGAAGAAGTAAAGGAACCAGCAACAGCTGATTGCGAAAATATTGAAATATTCTATAGAAGCATGGTTTCTCCAAAATGCTTTCAAGCATCTTAA